A genomic stretch from Acidimicrobiales bacterium includes:
- a CDS encoding glycosyltransferase, with amino-acid sequence MDRPCVLLCTANGVGLGHLSRMMAVGRALEAHTDVVVFTLSQAAAIPVAQGFHTEFVRSSEYGTVDGTEWNDFYAARLGGLIDFYQPTAIVFDGPHPYMGLCKAIADHPDRQWVWFRRGMWRADAGHAAISRSNLFPLIIEPGEFAADYDHGLTATRRFEALRVGPVTFGTKDSVIPRAAARAELGLDPDRPAALVQLGAGQINDVASLSGRVLDALRRHDIQVAVAESVLVRDPVELPGDVIRVRRYPLAAYTDAFDLSFMASGYNSFHEALALGLPTLFIPNLHTKMDDQSARARYAAEAGVGLQWSEGDPTPLESVIDQLADPAEQRRLREGMRHLPPADGAAAAAAALRLWAAL; translated from the coding sequence ATGGATCGGCCATGCGTGCTGCTGTGCACGGCCAACGGCGTGGGCCTCGGCCACCTCTCCCGGATGATGGCGGTCGGCCGCGCCCTCGAAGCCCACACCGACGTCGTCGTGTTCACGCTGTCGCAGGCGGCTGCGATTCCCGTCGCTCAGGGCTTCCACACCGAGTTCGTCCGATCGTCGGAGTACGGCACCGTCGACGGCACCGAGTGGAACGACTTCTACGCGGCGCGGTTGGGTGGACTCATCGACTTCTACCAGCCGACGGCGATCGTCTTCGACGGACCCCATCCCTACATGGGCCTCTGCAAGGCGATCGCCGATCACCCCGATCGGCAGTGGGTGTGGTTCCGACGGGGCATGTGGAGGGCCGACGCCGGGCATGCCGCGATCAGTCGGTCGAATCTCTTCCCGCTCATCATCGAGCCGGGGGAGTTCGCGGCGGACTACGACCATGGGCTGACCGCGACGCGCCGCTTCGAGGCGCTTCGGGTCGGGCCGGTCACCTTCGGCACGAAGGACTCGGTGATCCCCCGTGCAGCGGCCCGTGCCGAACTGGGCCTCGACCCCGATCGTCCGGCGGCGCTCGTCCAGCTCGGCGCCGGGCAGATCAACGATGTCGCCTCGCTGAGCGGACGGGTGCTCGACGCGCTCCGGCGCCACGACATCCAGGTGGCGGTGGCCGAGAGTGTCCTCGTGCGCGACCCGGTCGAGCTCCCGGGCGATGTCATCCGAGTCCGCCGCTACCCGTTGGCCGCCTACACCGACGCGTTCGACCTCTCGTTCATGGCGTCGGGCTACAACTCCTTCCACGAGGCGCTCGCGCTCGGGTTGCCCACGCTGTTCATCCCGAACCTCCACACGAAGATGGACGACCAATCGGCGCGGGCGCGCTACGCCGCCGAGGCGGGCGTCGGCCTGCAATGGTCGGAAGGCGACCCGACGCCACTCGAATCGGTGATCGATCAGCTCGCCGACCCGGCCGAACAGCGCCGTCTCCGCGAAGGGATGCGCCACCTTCCGCCCGCCGACGGAGCGGCCGCCGCGGCGGCCGCCCTCCGACTCTGGGCGGCGCTGTGA
- a CDS encoding nucleotide sugar dehydrogenase: MSNLDLVVVGLGYVGMPLAQEAVRSGLSVAGYDVSTRTLDGLAAGTSHIDDLSDDDIAEMIEGGFRATDDATVLAQAAAIVICVPTPLRDDTTPDLGAVEASSATIAANLTPGTLVVLESTTYPGTTDDIVRPILEAGSGLTAGVDFSLAYSPERIDPGNPTFGLRNTPKVVGGFTPACTERAVALYSRVVDTVVPTAGTREAEMAKLLENTYRHVNIALVNEMAIFSHDLGIDLWAAIDAAKTKPFGFQAFYPGPGVGGHCIPIDPNYLSYAVRSLGYQFRFVELAQEVSGRMPAYVAARIQHLLNEHRKPVNGSKVLLLGVTYKSDISDERETPARPLARRLLAMGADVSFFDPHVERFDVDGTDLPQHDEVNTAMADADITVLLQPHALILDRADFSLASAVLDTRGKLAGANIQRL, translated from the coding sequence ATGTCGAATCTTGATCTCGTCGTCGTCGGCCTCGGCTATGTCGGCATGCCGCTCGCGCAGGAAGCAGTGCGGTCGGGCCTGTCGGTCGCGGGCTACGACGTGTCGACCCGCACGCTCGACGGACTCGCCGCCGGGACCTCCCACATCGACGACCTCAGCGACGACGACATCGCCGAGATGATCGAGGGGGGCTTTCGAGCCACCGATGATGCGACCGTGCTCGCCCAGGCGGCGGCCATCGTCATCTGCGTGCCCACGCCGCTGCGCGACGACACCACTCCCGATCTCGGCGCCGTCGAGGCGTCGTCGGCCACGATCGCCGCCAACCTGACCCCGGGCACGCTCGTCGTGCTCGAGTCGACCACCTATCCCGGCACCACCGACGACATCGTTCGCCCGATCCTCGAAGCGGGCAGCGGGCTGACCGCCGGTGTCGACTTCTCGCTGGCCTACTCCCCCGAACGCATCGATCCCGGTAACCCGACCTTCGGTCTGCGCAACACCCCGAAGGTGGTCGGCGGCTTCACCCCCGCATGCACCGAACGGGCCGTCGCGCTCTACTCGCGGGTCGTCGACACGGTGGTTCCCACCGCCGGCACCCGCGAAGCGGAGATGGCGAAGCTCCTCGAGAACACCTACCGCCACGTCAACATCGCGCTGGTCAACGAGATGGCGATCTTCAGCCACGATCTGGGGATCGACCTGTGGGCCGCGATCGACGCGGCGAAGACCAAGCCGTTCGGCTTCCAGGCCTTCTACCCGGGCCCGGGCGTCGGCGGCCACTGCATCCCGATCGACCCGAACTATCTCTCCTACGCCGTGCGCTCGCTCGGCTATCAGTTCCGCTTCGTCGAGCTCGCGCAGGAGGTCTCCGGTCGCATGCCGGCCTATGTCGCCGCCCGCATCCAGCACCTCCTCAACGAGCATCGCAAGCCGGTCAACGGCTCGAAGGTGCTCCTGCTCGGCGTCACCTACAAGTCCGACATCTCCGACGAACGGGAGACCCCGGCCCGACCCCTGGCCCGACGGCTCCTCGCCATGGGCGCCGACGTGTCGTTCTTCGATCCCCACGTCGAACGGTTCGATGTCGACGGGACCGACCTCCCCCAGCACGACGAGGTGAATACGGCCATGGCCGACGCCGACATCACGGTCCTCCTCCAGCCCCACGCGTTGATTCTCGACCGGGCCGACTTCTCGCTGGCGTCCGCCGTGCTCGACACCCGCGGCAAGCTCGCCGGCGCCAACATCCAACGGCTCTGA
- a CDS encoding DEAD/DEAH box helicase, which produces MGVDDRDPEHRAAQDALSRFSPPVREWFTSTFRAPTAPQVTGWPAIADGDHTLILAPTGTGKTLSAFLWALDRLAVDPVPDDEQQRTRVLYLSPLRALAVDVEKNLRAPLKGIGFAAQRAGSTVHTPTVGIRTGDTPTQERRQLIRHPPDILITTPESLYLMLTSKARETLANVQHVIIDEIHAMAGTKRGAHLMLSLERLEELTPRPPQRIALSATQRPLDEIARFLGGATVDADGAVVPRSVTVVDAGARKELDIEVVVPIDDMGALGERIEAPIDGPAAASPGRRSIWPSIHPRLLELVETHHSTLIFANARRLSERLATRLNELSLEKAALGEGLTLPSPPVIVGAGDEQTGTSAVEGEELVKAHHGSLSRERRLQIEDELKRGDLKGLVATSSLELGIDMGAVDLVIQVASPGSVASGMQRIGRAGHQVGEPSRGKIFPKHRADLLEAAVVVDRMHQGLIEETHYPRNPLDVLAQQIVAMCAMDDWDVVELAALVRRSANFNDLSDEVLGNVLDLLSGTYPSEEFSELRPRIVYDRVAGTVRGRAGSQRLAVTNAGTIPDRGLFGVFLPDGTRVGELDEEMVYESRVGETFLLGASTWRIEDITFERVIVTPAPGQPGKMPFWHGDGPGRPLELGRAIGAFVREIRDDPDPMSRLRERHGLDELAAQNLIAYLAEQFEVAGAVPDDRTIVVERFRDEIGDWRVCILTPFGAQVHAPWGMALQARLGAEWGADVELMWSDDGIVMRLPEAMDRLPVDELLFDPDEIDDLIIARLPETSMFASRFRECSARALLLPRRRPDQRTPLWQQRQRAADLLSVAVKYPSFPMLLEATRECVNDVFDVPALRQVMTELRSRKIRIVPVETPKASPFAQSLLFSWIAVYMYEGDAPIAERRAAALALDRDLLRDLLGAEELRELLSADVLADVELELQCLVDGRKARDRDELHDLLRTLGPLSMLDLEARTVDDADVVAWTRQLVEERRVIEVRIADGARVAASDDAARLRDALGVALPVGLPAVFTDPVDDPLGDLCRRYARTHGPFLARDIARWLGIAVDRVTVALDRLLTEGRVVRGEFRPGGIEREYCDDDVLRQLRRRSLAELRHEIEPVEADALARFLPAWQGVGSRRRGIDGLAEVLAQLQGAPIAASVIETDVLPARLGGFQPSDLDTLCTTGEVVWVGAGAIGATDGRVRLLFRDQVGLLAPPADDPPLDPVHEAIRSHLVSRGASFWPEIVGAVAAAELPYDDPSVLAALWDLVWAGEVTNDTLAPLRALVAGAAGKPGAKATARRRRPRPGGLTRLGPPAAAGRWSLVAPLRLPVPTPTEMAHARAHQLLDRYGVLTREAALGEGHEGGFAGVYPLLKALEERGEVRRGYFVAGLGAAQFALPGAVDRLRAVRACDADGEPIVLAATDPAQPYGAALAWPETAGRPVRAAGAHVVLHDGRPLVELERGGRSLITFPGADEGPAWITAIQELVKNGRLAKLEISKVDGEPIRETPWAARLESAGFSAGYRGMTFRG; this is translated from the coding sequence ATGGGAGTCGATGACCGCGATCCCGAGCACCGCGCCGCACAGGATGCCCTCTCGCGGTTCTCGCCGCCGGTGCGGGAGTGGTTCACCTCCACCTTCCGCGCGCCGACAGCACCCCAGGTCACCGGGTGGCCGGCCATCGCCGACGGCGACCACACACTGATCCTCGCCCCGACGGGGACCGGCAAGACCCTGTCGGCCTTCCTGTGGGCGCTCGACCGACTCGCCGTCGACCCCGTTCCCGACGACGAACAGCAACGCACGCGGGTGCTCTACCTCTCGCCGTTGCGCGCCCTCGCCGTCGACGTCGAGAAGAACCTTCGAGCGCCGCTGAAGGGGATCGGTTTCGCCGCGCAGCGCGCAGGGTCGACGGTCCACACCCCGACCGTCGGCATCCGCACGGGCGACACACCGACGCAGGAACGTCGTCAGCTGATCCGCCACCCGCCCGACATCTTGATCACCACGCCCGAGTCGCTCTACCTGATGCTCACCTCGAAGGCGCGCGAGACACTGGCCAACGTCCAGCACGTGATCATCGACGAGATCCACGCGATGGCCGGCACCAAGCGTGGTGCCCACCTGATGCTCTCGCTCGAACGGCTCGAGGAGCTCACCCCCCGCCCACCTCAGCGCATCGCGCTGTCGGCCACGCAGCGTCCGCTCGACGAGATCGCCCGGTTCCTCGGCGGCGCGACCGTCGATGCCGACGGCGCGGTCGTTCCTCGATCCGTCACCGTCGTCGACGCCGGGGCCCGCAAGGAGCTCGACATCGAGGTCGTCGTCCCGATCGACGACATGGGTGCACTCGGCGAGCGGATCGAAGCCCCCATCGACGGTCCGGCGGCGGCATCGCCGGGCCGGCGCAGCATCTGGCCGTCGATCCACCCCCGGCTGCTCGAGCTCGTCGAGACGCACCACTCGACCCTGATCTTCGCCAATGCCCGACGACTGAGCGAGCGTCTCGCCACACGGCTCAACGAGCTGTCACTCGAGAAGGCGGCGCTCGGCGAGGGTCTGACGCTGCCGTCTCCGCCGGTGATCGTGGGCGCGGGCGACGAGCAGACGGGCACCAGCGCCGTGGAGGGCGAGGAACTGGTCAAGGCCCATCACGGGTCGCTCTCGCGGGAGCGACGGCTGCAGATCGAGGATGAGCTGAAACGCGGCGATCTCAAGGGCCTCGTCGCGACCTCGTCGCTCGAGCTCGGCATCGACATGGGCGCGGTGGATCTGGTCATCCAGGTCGCCAGTCCCGGATCGGTCGCATCGGGCATGCAGCGCATCGGTCGGGCCGGCCACCAGGTCGGCGAGCCGAGCCGCGGCAAGATCTTCCCGAAGCATCGCGCCGATCTGCTCGAGGCCGCCGTCGTCGTCGATCGCATGCACCAGGGACTCATCGAGGAGACCCACTACCCGCGCAACCCGCTCGACGTGCTCGCCCAGCAGATCGTCGCCATGTGCGCGATGGACGACTGGGACGTCGTCGAACTCGCGGCACTCGTTCGCCGCAGTGCGAACTTCAACGACCTGTCCGACGAGGTGCTCGGCAACGTGCTCGACCTGCTGTCGGGCACCTATCCCTCCGAGGAGTTCTCCGAGCTGCGACCCCGCATCGTCTATGACCGCGTCGCCGGGACGGTTCGCGGTCGGGCCGGCTCCCAGCGACTCGCCGTCACCAACGCCGGCACCATCCCCGACCGCGGACTGTTCGGCGTGTTCCTGCCCGACGGCACTCGGGTGGGGGAGCTCGACGAGGAAATGGTCTACGAGAGTCGGGTGGGGGAGACGTTCCTGCTCGGTGCATCGACCTGGCGCATCGAGGACATCACCTTCGAGCGGGTCATCGTCACCCCTGCCCCCGGCCAGCCCGGAAAGATGCCGTTCTGGCACGGTGATGGCCCTGGCCGTCCACTGGAGCTCGGGCGGGCCATCGGCGCGTTCGTTCGCGAGATCCGCGACGACCCCGACCCGATGTCGCGTCTGCGGGAGCGCCACGGGCTCGACGAGTTGGCCGCCCAGAACCTGATCGCCTACCTCGCCGAGCAGTTCGAAGTCGCCGGTGCAGTGCCCGATGATCGAACGATCGTGGTCGAGCGGTTCCGCGACGAGATCGGCGATTGGCGGGTCTGCATCCTCACCCCGTTCGGTGCCCAGGTCCACGCGCCGTGGGGGATGGCGCTCCAGGCCCGCCTCGGGGCCGAATGGGGCGCCGATGTCGAGCTCATGTGGAGCGACGACGGCATCGTGATGCGGCTCCCCGAGGCGATGGACCGGCTCCCGGTCGACGAACTTCTCTTCGATCCCGACGAGATCGACGACCTGATCATCGCCCGTCTCCCGGAGACCTCGATGTTCGCCTCGCGGTTTCGCGAGTGTTCGGCCCGGGCGTTGCTGCTGCCCCGACGTCGGCCCGATCAGCGCACCCCGTTGTGGCAGCAGCGCCAGCGGGCTGCGGATCTCCTGTCGGTCGCCGTGAAGTACCCGTCGTTCCCGATGCTGCTCGAAGCCACGCGGGAGTGCGTCAACGACGTCTTCGACGTGCCCGCGCTGCGCCAGGTGATGACCGAGCTGCGGAGCCGCAAGATCCGTATCGTGCCGGTCGAGACCCCCAAGGCGTCGCCGTTCGCCCAATCGCTGCTGTTCTCGTGGATCGCCGTCTACATGTACGAGGGCGACGCACCGATCGCCGAGCGCCGCGCCGCGGCCCTCGCCCTCGATCGCGATCTGCTGCGTGATCTCCTCGGCGCCGAGGAACTGCGCGAGCTGCTGTCGGCCGACGTGCTGGCCGATGTGGAGCTCGAACTCCAATGCCTCGTCGACGGACGCAAGGCCCGTGATCGCGACGAACTCCACGATCTGCTGCGCACGCTGGGGCCGCTCTCGATGCTCGACCTCGAGGCGCGAACGGTCGACGACGCCGACGTGGTCGCCTGGACCCGTCAGCTCGTCGAGGAGCGCCGCGTCATCGAGGTGCGCATCGCCGACGGCGCACGGGTGGCCGCCTCCGATGATGCGGCCCGGCTCCGCGACGCCCTCGGCGTCGCGCTGCCGGTCGGCCTCCCTGCGGTGTTCACCGATCCGGTCGACGATCCGCTCGGCGATCTGTGTCGACGCTACGCCCGGACACACGGACCGTTCCTGGCTCGCGACATCGCCCGATGGCTCGGGATCGCCGTCGACCGGGTGACCGTCGCCCTCGATCGTCTGCTGACCGAGGGGCGGGTCGTGCGGGGCGAGTTCCGACCCGGAGGGATCGAACGGGAGTACTGCGACGACGACGTGCTCCGCCAGCTCCGACGTCGGTCGTTGGCCGAGCTGCGTCACGAGATCGAGCCGGTCGAGGCCGACGCGCTCGCCCGCTTCCTTCCCGCGTGGCAGGGCGTCGGCAGCCGTCGCCGCGGCATCGACGGGTTGGCCGAGGTACTGGCCCAACTCCAGGGCGCACCGATCGCCGCCTCCGTGATCGAAACCGACGTCCTTCCCGCCCGCCTCGGCGGGTTCCAGCCGAGCGACCTCGACACCCTGTGCACGACCGGCGAGGTCGTCTGGGTGGGCGCCGGTGCCATCGGCGCCACGGACGGTCGTGTGCGGCTGCTGTTTCGCGACCAGGTCGGGCTCCTCGCCCCACCGGCCGATGATCCGCCCCTCGATCCGGTCCACGAGGCGATTCGCTCCCACCTCGTCAGCCGCGGCGCGTCCTTCTGGCCCGAGATCGTGGGCGCGGTGGCCGCCGCCGAACTGCCCTACGACGACCCGTCGGTGCTCGCCGCTCTGTGGGACCTGGTGTGGGCGGGCGAGGTCACCAACGACACGCTGGCACCGCTGCGTGCGTTGGTTGCCGGTGCGGCGGGGAAGCCCGGTGCGAAGGCGACGGCGCGTCGGCGCCGACCCCGACCCGGAGGGCTCACCCGGCTCGGTCCGCCCGCCGCGGCCGGACGATGGTCGCTGGTGGCGCCGCTGCGTCTGCCAGTCCCGACCCCCACCGAGATGGCCCACGCCCGCGCCCATCAGCTCCTCGACCGCTATGGCGTGCTGACCCGCGAGGCCGCGCTGGGCGAAGGCCACGAGGGCGGGTTCGCCGGTGTCTATCCGCTGCTCAAGGCGCTCGAGGAACGCGGCGAAGTACGTCGCGGTTATTTCGTCGCCGGTCTCGGCGCGGCCCAGTTCGCCCTTCCCGGAGCTGTCGATCGGTTGCGCGCTGTCCGTGCCTGCGATGCCGACGGCGAACCCATCGTCCTCGCGGCCACCGACCCCGCACAGCCCTACGGTGCGGCGCTCGCCTGGCCCGAGACGGCGGGGCGACCGGTGCGGGCCGCCGGCGCCCACGTGGTGCTGCACGACGGACGCCCACTCGTCGAGCTCGAGCGCGGTGGGCGTTCGCTGATCACCTTCCCGGGGGCCGACGAAGGGCCGGCGTGGATCACGGCGATCCAGGAACTCGTCAAGAACGGTCGCCTCGCCAAGCTCGAGATCAGCAAGGTCGACGGCGAACCGATCCGGGAGACCCCGTGGGCGGCCCGGCTCGAATCAGCCGGGTTCTCCGCCGGCTACCGGGGAATGACGTTCCGGGGCTGA
- a CDS encoding metal-dependent transcriptional regulator, protein MARDETAEYESPEWHPAFEEYCETIFELDEDDFDVIQARIAERLDVSRPAVSEMVKRMEAEGLIESGRQITLTDAGRALAETVVRRHRLAERFLTDILGLSWADAHQEAGKWEHVISPTVEAAMMSRLDDPTTCPHGNPIPGSGYEAPNLVTLDSLEVGNAFTVRRIPEELEFLEGMLDFLEQSSITPGSKGRLTAMSPDGTATVEIDGAAIGVGEFATARILVTTG, encoded by the coding sequence ATGGCGCGAGACGAAACTGCCGAGTACGAGTCACCCGAATGGCATCCCGCGTTCGAGGAGTACTGCGAAACGATCTTCGAGCTCGACGAGGACGACTTCGATGTCATCCAGGCCCGGATCGCCGAGCGCCTCGACGTGTCGCGGCCGGCGGTGTCGGAGATGGTGAAGCGCATGGAAGCCGAGGGCCTCATCGAGTCGGGTCGCCAGATCACGCTGACCGACGCGGGACGGGCGCTGGCCGAGACCGTGGTGCGCCGTCATCGCCTGGCCGAGCGGTTCCTCACCGACATTCTCGGACTCTCGTGGGCCGACGCCCACCAGGAGGCCGGCAAGTGGGAGCACGTCATCTCTCCGACCGTCGAGGCCGCGATGATGTCACGCCTCGACGACCCGACCACGTGCCCGCACGGCAACCCGATCCCGGGCAGCGGGTACGAAGCACCCAACCTGGTGACCCTCGATTCGCTGGAGGTGGGCAACGCATTCACCGTGCGCAGGATCCCCGAGGAGCTCGAGTTCCTCGAGGGCATGCTCGACTTTCTCGAGCAGTCGTCGATCACACCGGGGTCGAAGGGCCGCCTCACGGCGATGTCGCCCGACGGCACGGCAACGGTGGAGATCGACGGCGCCGCGATCGGTGTCGGCGAGTTCGCCACCGCCCGCATCCTCGTCACCACCGGCTAG
- a CDS encoding iron ABC transporter permease, with the protein MLFLGVLTGLVFLGPFAYVVARNLDLGTDLGSIIWSADTWEPLRRSLWLGLSVALSSVVIGTALAWLTIRTDLPGRRVLRVLSPLPLVFPSFVGATALIAAFATGGLVEEILTPVGIDNLPDMKGFRGAWLVLTLFTYPYVYLPVAARMAALSPSLEESARILGRSPWAVFRTVVLPQVSGAIWAGAMLVFLYAISDWGAVNLLRYDTLTRDIYSDRLFDQPRAMGLSLVLGVVALTVVGAERALDRRRQRVEVVRTRDALVVPLGRWRWPALVVVVALLGNALAGPVAVFAFWAWRGLRADSDTIGLGTDLGALVEPALHTAQAGLITAAIAIAVVLPVAWLTARYRSRIGGTANSMVVAGFALPGVVIALSIVFWAIDAPIIERWYQTFPLLILAYVLHFGAQATRAAHVAVGAVPARLGDAAATLGAGRVRRLLTIELPLMAPGLLAGAGLVMLSTMKELPATKLLAPTGFDTLATEIWSAGESGALAQGALASLALVAVSAVLTWAVVLRRLEHY; encoded by the coding sequence TTGCTGTTCCTCGGGGTTCTCACCGGTCTCGTCTTCCTGGGGCCGTTCGCCTATGTCGTCGCGCGCAACCTGGATCTCGGGACCGACCTCGGTTCGATCATCTGGTCGGCCGACACCTGGGAGCCGCTTCGTCGGTCGCTGTGGCTCGGACTCAGCGTCGCACTCTCGTCGGTCGTGATCGGCACCGCGCTCGCCTGGCTCACCATTCGCACCGACCTGCCGGGCCGGCGGGTGCTGCGGGTGCTGTCGCCGCTCCCGCTGGTGTTCCCCAGCTTCGTCGGCGCCACGGCGCTCATCGCCGCGTTCGCGACCGGCGGTCTCGTCGAGGAGATCCTCACCCCCGTCGGTATCGACAACCTCCCCGACATGAAGGGCTTCCGCGGCGCCTGGCTCGTGCTGACGCTCTTCACCTACCCCTACGTGTACCTCCCGGTGGCCGCTCGCATGGCGGCGCTCTCTCCTTCGCTCGAGGAATCGGCCCGCATCCTCGGACGGTCCCCGTGGGCGGTCTTCCGCACGGTCGTCCTGCCCCAGGTGTCGGGTGCGATCTGGGCCGGCGCGATGCTCGTCTTCCTCTATGCCATCAGCGACTGGGGGGCCGTCAACCTGCTGCGCTACGACACCCTCACCCGCGACATCTACTCCGACCGACTCTTCGATCAGCCCCGGGCGATGGGGCTCTCGCTGGTGCTCGGTGTCGTGGCGCTGACGGTCGTCGGTGCCGAGCGGGCGCTCGATCGCCGCCGCCAGCGAGTCGAGGTCGTACGCACCCGCGACGCCCTGGTCGTGCCGCTGGGCCGATGGCGCTGGCCCGCCCTCGTCGTCGTGGTCGCCCTTCTCGGCAACGCCCTCGCCGGCCCGGTGGCGGTCTTCGCCTTCTGGGCGTGGCGCGGCCTGCGCGCCGATTCCGACACCATCGGCCTCGGTACCGACCTCGGCGCCCTCGTCGAACCCGCGCTCCACACCGCGCAGGCGGGCCTGATCACCGCGGCGATCGCGATCGCGGTCGTGCTCCCGGTGGCCTGGCTCACGGCCCGATACCGCAGCCGTATCGGCGGAACCGCCAACTCGATGGTCGTGGCCGGCTTCGCCCTTCCCGGTGTGGTGATCGCACTGTCGATCGTCTTCTGGGCCATCGACGCGCCGATCATCGAGCGCTGGTACCAGACCTTCCCGCTGCTGATCCTCGCCTATGTGCTCCACTTCGGGGCGCAGGCGACCCGCGCCGCACACGTTGCCGTCGGGGCGGTGCCGGCCCGGCTCGGCGACGCCGCCGCGACCCTGGGCGCCGGCCGTGTCCGCCGCCTCCTCACGATCGAACTGCCCCTCATGGCGCCGGGCCTCCTCGCCGGTGCCGGCCTCGTCATGTTGTCGACCATGAAGGAGCTCCCGGCGACGAAGCTCCTCGCTCCCACCGGGTTCGACACCCTCGCCACCGAGATCTGGAGCGCGGGCGAGAGCGGCGCCCTCGCGCAGGGAGCACTCGCGTCACTCGCGCTCGTTGCCGTGTCGGCCGTGCTCACCTGGGCCGTTGTCCTGCGCCGACTGGAGCACTACTAG
- a CDS encoding extracellular solute-binding protein, with the protein MPAALLAIALLATACGDDSSDGDTGDAGEGASSITVYSGREQELIEPLLDAFTAETGIEVNARYEGSADLALLIQTEGDNSPADVFISQSPGALGLLAGEDRLATLDSSLTGLVDEGYAANDDTWVGITGRVRVIVYNSELVDPSDLPASVLDLTDPKYAGQVGVAPDNGSFQDFVTAMRSELGDDATRAWLEGMAANNSPNYPKNSAIVEAVGRGEIPLGLVNHYYNLRALEADPSLPSVNHFLDTTDLGSLVIVTGGAVLESSDAKDEAAQLLAFLLGEAAQSTFVTETQEYPLLPGVAAPEGLPALDGYATDTIDYSVLGDGLTGTIELIRESGLVE; encoded by the coding sequence TTGCCGGCCGCGCTCCTCGCCATCGCCCTGCTCGCCACCGCGTGCGGCGACGACAGCAGCGACGGCGATACCGGCGATGCCGGCGAGGGCGCCTCGTCCATCACGGTCTACTCCGGCCGCGAGCAGGAGCTCATCGAGCCGCTCCTCGACGCCTTCACCGCCGAGACCGGCATCGAGGTGAACGCCCGCTACGAGGGGTCGGCCGACCTCGCCCTCTTGATCCAGACCGAGGGCGACAATTCGCCCGCCGACGTCTTCATCTCCCAGAGCCCGGGAGCGCTCGGCCTCTTGGCGGGCGAGGATCGCCTGGCAACCCTCGACAGCTCGCTCACCGGGCTCGTCGACGAGGGCTATGCCGCCAACGACGACACGTGGGTCGGCATCACCGGCCGGGTGCGCGTCATCGTCTACAACTCCGAGCTCGTCGACCCGTCCGATCTTCCGGCGTCGGTGCTCGACCTGACCGATCCGAAGTACGCAGGCCAGGTGGGCGTCGCCCCCGACAACGGCTCGTTCCAGGATTTCGTGACTGCGATGCGCAGCGAGTTGGGCGACGACGCCACCCGCGCATGGCTCGAGGGAATGGCGGCCAACAACTCGCCGAACTACCCGAAGAACTCCGCCATCGTCGAGGCGGTGGGGCGGGGTGAGATTCCCCTCGGCCTCGTCAACCACTACTACAACCTGCGGGCGCTCGAAGCCGACCCGTCGCTCCCGAGCGTCAACCACTTCCTCGACACCACCGACCTCGGTTCGCTGGTGATCGTGACCGGTGGCGCGGTCCTCGAATCGTCGGACGCGAAGGACGAGGCCGCGCAGCTCCTGGCGTTCCTGCTCGGCGAAGCGGCACAGTCGACGTTCGTGACCGAAACCCAGGAGTACCCGCTGCTCCCCGGCGTTGCGGCACCCGAGGGCCTTCCCGCGCTCGACGGCTACGCCACCGACACCATCGACTACTCGGTGCTCGGTGACGGCCTGACCGGCACGATCGAACTGATTCGAGAGAGTGGCCTCGTCGAGTAG